The nucleotide window TTTGCAAAATCTACAGATATTTTCCGTCATAACGTATTATAGCTGAATAAACCGATTAATTTGTTCTTGACTAAATTTTCTCATATCTAGACCATTTTTATAATGTCTATACCACTCCGCCGTCCAACTCAATGCTTCATCGAGATTCAATTTGGAAGACCATTTTAATCGAGAACTTGCCTTTGAACAGTTCAAGCTAAGATATGATGATTCATATGGTTTCGTGGCCGTATCATAACTGATCTCAATTTTTTCATCAAACAAATCCATCATTTTTGTAACTAACCAGTCTACAGGCTTGATTTCGTTACGAGTCGGACCAAAATTCCACGCCTCTGCAAACTCTGGGCCATTTCGCCAAAGATTCTCTATTAGAATAGTGTAACCATTAATTACATCAAGCACATATTGCCAAGGTCTTGTTGCGTTAGGATAACGTATCAGTATTTGTTTTTTCCCAATCAAGCTTCTTACGATATCTGGTATTAGTCTATCAACTCCCCAATCTCCACCACCTATCACATTTCCGGCTCGAGCTGTCGCTACAGAAACACCATGTCTGTTAAATTCCTGTACGTTAAAAAAAGAATTTCTAAATGCTGACGTGACCAGCTCCGCACATCCTTTGCTGCTACTATACGGATCAAATCCTCCCATCGCATCTGTCTCTACATAACTATGTGACAGGTTACTTGACTCATAACATTTATCGCTTGTAACATTCAGGATTGTCTTTACGGTTTTAGTATTTCGAACAGCCTCTAAGACATTTACAGTTCCCATCACATTTGTTGCAAATGTTTCTGTGGGGTTCTTGTAAGACTGGCGAAGAATTGCTTGGGCCGCCATATGAATGATTATTTGCGGCTTGAATTTCTGAATTGTCCTCTCAAGTATATTGTAGTCACAAACATCTCCAAAAATTGAAGTCATTCCACTATCGACTTTAGCAATTTCAAAAAGACTGGGATTTGTAGGTATATCTTTAGAAAAACCTATCACTGTAGCGCCTAATTTTTGAAGCCAAAGTGACATCCAGCTTCCCTTGAAGCCAGTGTGGCCGGTAAGTAGAACTATTTTATCGTTCCAAAACTGTGAACTCATTACCAAACTTTCCAAGGAGCCTTTCTGGAATTCCACAAATTTTCCAAGTGATTCTTCTCGCGTAGGGTGTCAATGGGATACCAAAATCCGTCATGTTTGAAGGCCGCCAATTGATTTTTTCTAGATAGGTTTTCCATGGGATCTTTCTCCCACACAACAGAGTCATTCTTTATATAATCAAAAACATCGGATTCGAGAACAAAAAATCCGCCATTTATCCAAGCTCCATCACCAGGAGGTTTTTCCTCAAAACTGACGACATGATCATTTTTGATACTTAATTTGCCAAATCTTCCAGGCTGTTGAACTGCAGTGACAGTAGACATTTTCTTTTTGGCACGATGAAATTTTATCAACTTTGAAAAATTGATATCACTTAGGCCGTCTCCATAAGTAAAACAAAATGTGCTTTCGTCTACATATTTCTGGACTCGCTTGAGACGGCCGCCTGTCATAGTGTCAAGACCAGTATCAATTAAAGTAACTCTCCACGGCTCTGCAAATTTTTCATGTACTTCCATCTTGTTCTTCTTTATGTCAAAAGTCACATCAGATTTATGAAGAAAATAATTCGCAAAATATTCCTTTATCATGTATCCTTTGTAGCCACAGCAAATTATGAATTCATTTATGTCGTACGTAGAATACATCTTCATTATGTGCCATAGAATAGGCATACCACCAATCTCTATCATAGGTTTTGGCCTGAGAATTGTTTCTTCACTAATCCTAGTTCCATATCCTCCGGCTAGTATCACTGCTTTCATTTTTTAAATTCTGATTTTATAGAAAATTTTATAGTTAATTAAGAATTACTGTTTTTAAACAAATTCTTCCATTAAATCAACCAAGGAATCAACAGCTTTATCGTTGTTCAAATTCTCTAAAGCATATTTTCTTCCAGCATTTGCTATTTTCTCCCATTTTGGATCATCTGGGTTTCTAAGAAATTCTTTAAATTTCTCTTCATAGTTGTCCTCGTTTATGAAAATCGCTGTTTCCTCATCAGTATATCCTAAATATTCTCCACCATTCTTCTTAGTGATTTCCATAAACGTTAAACATCCGGCAGCAGGAATCTCCCAATATTTTATAGTCGGACCAAATGTTGTCGCCGCAATTGCAGCCTGATATTTTTGTAAAAGTAATGGATACTTGTCACCTATGAATTCGTGCTGTAAAGTAGATGTATAGTCAACATATGGCAGTTTATTGCACTTTGTTCTTAGCCTATATTCATAATACGGATTTCCGTGGACAGGTTTGAACAAATTCATGGCTCTTGAATATAAACTGGTATTGCCAATTGCGCCGGAATTTAAAATTCTATTTTTAATCCTGTCTTTGAATGGAATAACATTTTGATACAGTGATGGTTCTAATCCATATATCACAGTTTTATACTTGAAATTTTTTGGATAAAACTGATAAAATAATTCCTTTGTATTAAATCCGAAATAATGATTGATCTTATATTTTTCGTGATAACTGATGGTGTCATATTTTTGTGCTGCATGAAAATCACCACATCTTGCTATTACTGGAATATCTAATTCATTAATTCCAATTAATTCATCCGGCGAGCCACCATTCCAATTTTCATATAGTAAAATAATGTCAAATTTATTTTTTAGTCCCCTGACATCCATTTTGTTTTCAGTCGGAAAATAAGT belongs to Candidatus Nitrosotenuis cloacae and includes:
- the rfbG gene encoding CDP-glucose 4,6-dehydratase, coding for MESLVMSSQFWNDKIVLLTGHTGFKGSWMSLWLQKLGATVIGFSKDIPTNPSLFEIAKVDSGMTSIFGDVCDYNILERTIQKFKPQIIIHMAAQAILRQSYKNPTETFATNVMGTVNVLEAVRNTKTVKTILNVTSDKCYESSNLSHSYVETDAMGGFDPYSSSKGCAELVTSAFRNSFFNVQEFNRHGVSVATARAGNVIGGGDWGVDRLIPDIVRSLIGKKQILIRYPNATRPWQYVLDVINGYTILIENLWRNGPEFAEAWNFGPTRNEIKPVDWLVTKMMDLFDEKIEISYDTATKPYESSYLSLNCSKASSRLKWSSKLNLDEALSWTAEWYRHYKNGLDMRKFSQEQINRFIQL
- the rfbF gene encoding glucose-1-phosphate cytidylyltransferase, with translation MKAVILAGGYGTRISEETILRPKPMIEIGGMPILWHIMKMYSTYDINEFIICCGYKGYMIKEYFANYFLHKSDVTFDIKKNKMEVHEKFAEPWRVTLIDTGLDTMTGGRLKRVQKYVDESTFCFTYGDGLSDINFSKLIKFHRAKKKMSTVTAVQQPGRFGKLSIKNDHVVSFEEKPPGDGAWINGGFFVLESDVFDYIKNDSVVWEKDPMENLSRKNQLAAFKHDGFWYPIDTLREKNHLENLWNSRKAPWKVW
- a CDS encoding glycosyltransferase; the encoded protein is MDEKIRVAFLYKKSNPLLSPTNYDTTYYHFFMDALKRNSRIDVTYFPTENKMDVRGLKNKFDIILLYENWNGGSPDELIGINELDIPVIARCGDFHAAQKYDTISYHEKYKINHYFGFNTKELFYQFYPKNFKYKTVIYGLEPSLYQNVIPFKDRIKNRILNSGAIGNTSLYSRAMNLFKPVHGNPYYEYRLRTKCNKLPYVDYTSTLQHEFIGDKYPLLLQKYQAAIAATTFGPTIKYWEIPAAGCLTFMEITKKNGGEYLGYTDEETAIFINEDNYEEKFKEFLRNPDDPKWEKIANAGRKYALENLNNDKAVDSLVDLMEEFV